A window of Piliocolobus tephrosceles isolate RC106 chromosome 13, ASM277652v3, whole genome shotgun sequence contains these coding sequences:
- the DDX25 gene encoding ATP-dependent RNA helicase DDX25 isoform X1, giving the protein MASLLWGGDAGAAESQRLNSHFSNLNHPRKNLRGVKSTTVRNIDGSINNIKEDDEDDVVDLAANSLLNKLIRQSLVESSHRVEVLQKDPSSPLYSVKTFEELRLKEELLKGIYAMGFNRPSKIQEMALPMMLAHPPQNLIAQSQSGTGKTAAFVLAMLSRVNALELFPQCLCLAPTYELALQTGRVVEQMGKFCVDVQVMYAIRGNRIPRGTDITQQIIIGTPGTVLDWCFKLKLIDLTKIRVFVLDEADVMIDTQGFSDHSIRIQRALPSECQMLLFSATFEDSVWHFAERIIPDPNVIKLRKEELTLNNIRQYYVLCEHRKDKYQALCNIYGSITIGQAIIFCQTRRNAKWLTVEMIQDGHQVSLLSGELTVEQRASIIQRFRDGKEKVLITTNVCARGIDVKQVTIVVNFDLPVKQGEEPDYETYLHRIGRTGRFGKKGLAFNMIEVDKLPSLMKIQDHFNSSIKQLNAEDMDEIEKIDY; this is encoded by the exons TTTTCAAACCTCAACCACCCCCGGAAGAACCTTCGGGGTGTCAAGAGTACTACAGTCCGAAACATAG ATGGTTCTATTAATAACATCaaagaagatgatgaagatgatgtaG tgGATTTGGCAGCTAATTCACTCTTAAACAAGTTAATCCGTCAGTCCTTAGTAGAATCCAGTCACCGTGTGGAAGTTTTACAGAAGGATCCCAGCTCTCCACTTTACTCAGTGAAGACATTTGAAGAGCTGCGGCT aaaggAAGAGTTACTGAAAGGAATCTATGCAATGGGATTTAATAGGCCATCCAAAATCCAAGAGATGGCTCTCCCTATGATGCTGGCACATCC ACCCCAGAACCTCATAGCACAGAGCCAGTCTGGAACAGGAAAGACAGCGGCATTTGTGTTGGCAATGTTAAGCAGAGTTAATGCCTTGGAATTGTTCCCACAG TGCCTCTGCCTAGCTCCTACTTATGAATTGGCTCTGCAAACTGGCCGTGTGGTTGAGCAGATGGGAAAATTTTGTGTGGATGTTCAAGTGATGTATGCCATTCGAGGGAATCGAA TTCCCAGAGGCACCGACATCACTCAACAGATTATAATTGGCACTCCTGGGACTGTCCTAGATTGGTGTTTTAAACTAAAATTGATTGATTTGACTAAGATTCGTGTGTTTGTCCTGGATGAAGCAGATGTGATGATTGACACTCAAGGATTCTCAGATCATAGTATTCGTATTCAAAG AGCTCTACCCTCCGAATGCCAAATGCTCCTCTTTTCAGCAACCTTTGAGGACTCCGTGTGGCACTTTGCTGAACGAATCATCCCTGACCCTAATGTTATCAAGTTACGCAAAGAGGAGCTTACCTTGAACAACATCCGGCAATATTACGTGTTGTGTGAGCACAGGAAAGACAAATACCAAGCTCTGTGCAACATTTATGGCAGCATCACCATTGGCCAGGCCATCATCTTCTGCCAG ACTCGTCGAAACGCTAAGTGGTTGACCGTGGAGATGATACAGGATGGCCACCAGGTGTCTTTGTTGAGCGGAGAACTGACCGTGGAGCAGCGAGCTTCCATCATTCAGCGGTTTCGGGATGGGAAAGAGAAGGTTCTCATAACAACCAATGTTTGCGCTCGAG GGATTGATGTGAAGCAGGTCACGATTGTTGTGAACTTTGATCTCCCTGTAAAACAAGGAGAGGAGCCAGACTATGAGACCTACCTCCACCGCATAGGGCGGACAGGGCGCTTTGGGAAGAAGGGCCTTGCCTTCAACATGATTGAAGTGGATAAGCTGCCCTCGCTCATGAAAATCCAGGACCACTTTA aCAGCAGTATTAAACAACTCAACGCGGAAGACATGGATGAAATTGAAAAGATTGACTATTGA
- the DDX25 gene encoding ATP-dependent RNA helicase DDX25 isoform X2 encodes MGFNRPSKIQEMALPMMLAHPPQNLIAQSQSGTGKTAAFVLAMLSRVNALELFPQCLCLAPTYELALQTGRVVEQMGKFCVDVQVMYAIRGNRIPRGTDITQQIIIGTPGTVLDWCFKLKLIDLTKIRVFVLDEADVMIDTQGFSDHSIRIQRALPSECQMLLFSATFEDSVWHFAERIIPDPNVIKLRKEELTLNNIRQYYVLCEHRKDKYQALCNIYGSITIGQAIIFCQTRRNAKWLTVEMIQDGHQVSLLSGELTVEQRASIIQRFRDGKEKVLITTNVCARGIDVKQVTIVVNFDLPVKQGEEPDYETYLHRIGRTGRFGKKGLAFNMIEVDKLPSLMKIQDHFNSSIKQLNAEDMDEIEKIDY; translated from the exons ATGGGATTTAATAGGCCATCCAAAATCCAAGAGATGGCTCTCCCTATGATGCTGGCACATCC ACCCCAGAACCTCATAGCACAGAGCCAGTCTGGAACAGGAAAGACAGCGGCATTTGTGTTGGCAATGTTAAGCAGAGTTAATGCCTTGGAATTGTTCCCACAG TGCCTCTGCCTAGCTCCTACTTATGAATTGGCTCTGCAAACTGGCCGTGTGGTTGAGCAGATGGGAAAATTTTGTGTGGATGTTCAAGTGATGTATGCCATTCGAGGGAATCGAA TTCCCAGAGGCACCGACATCACTCAACAGATTATAATTGGCACTCCTGGGACTGTCCTAGATTGGTGTTTTAAACTAAAATTGATTGATTTGACTAAGATTCGTGTGTTTGTCCTGGATGAAGCAGATGTGATGATTGACACTCAAGGATTCTCAGATCATAGTATTCGTATTCAAAG AGCTCTACCCTCCGAATGCCAAATGCTCCTCTTTTCAGCAACCTTTGAGGACTCCGTGTGGCACTTTGCTGAACGAATCATCCCTGACCCTAATGTTATCAAGTTACGCAAAGAGGAGCTTACCTTGAACAACATCCGGCAATATTACGTGTTGTGTGAGCACAGGAAAGACAAATACCAAGCTCTGTGCAACATTTATGGCAGCATCACCATTGGCCAGGCCATCATCTTCTGCCAG ACTCGTCGAAACGCTAAGTGGTTGACCGTGGAGATGATACAGGATGGCCACCAGGTGTCTTTGTTGAGCGGAGAACTGACCGTGGAGCAGCGAGCTTCCATCATTCAGCGGTTTCGGGATGGGAAAGAGAAGGTTCTCATAACAACCAATGTTTGCGCTCGAG GGATTGATGTGAAGCAGGTCACGATTGTTGTGAACTTTGATCTCCCTGTAAAACAAGGAGAGGAGCCAGACTATGAGACCTACCTCCACCGCATAGGGCGGACAGGGCGCTTTGGGAAGAAGGGCCTTGCCTTCAACATGATTGAAGTGGATAAGCTGCCCTCGCTCATGAAAATCCAGGACCACTTTA aCAGCAGTATTAAACAACTCAACGCGGAAGACATGGATGAAATTGAAAAGATTGACTATTGA